In Musa acuminata AAA Group cultivar baxijiao chromosome BXJ2-8, Cavendish_Baxijiao_AAA, whole genome shotgun sequence, one genomic interval encodes:
- the LOC135581309 gene encoding two-component response regulator ORR21-like isoform X1 — MSVGSSYASSRLENNRMPDKFPVGMKVLLVDDDSTCLAVVERMLLHCQYDVTTCFEAKRALSLLRENKDAFDMIISDVHMPDMDGFKLLELVGLEMDLPVIMMSGDTRFNVVMKGVSHGACDFLSKPVRMEELQNIWQHVVRRKWLDSKEIEHSGSVEEADHNRQVNDDSEYDSTLNDGTDGSWKHRKMKRDAKEDDDGDLDNVDPSSSKKPRVVWSVELHQQFVNAVNQLGIDKAVPKRILELMNVPGLTRENVASHLQKFRLYLKRLSGVAQHHTGLNNSLCGSSSNAKVGQLGRLDFQTLAVSGQIPPQTLAALQDELLGHPSHSFAMQTTNLPVPQQASVQGTNCVTFECGIAFGQPSLKGQAVSSLPVWSTNDPGAVGSASNLGRLNTRNNNMLVTMLQQPQPQTVISDSNRAIKMQPSCLVTPRKSSSNFQVQGNPMLLNQDFVVPSQSSTNYQGGNTVVPVIQDSVVVTSQSSTSLKTGNNHFITNHRSSIFPSQSLTGFSLGNDTGLLNQVSILPPSQTSNSFQAGTKSFHSHQNSMVVPSQLSSILQTEKSIMPVTVNYNPLPTQSDIMPSSMGQVLDGGFENLAAVDGYSVPISMVPEALSSTSSSTSWQLHHPDVIIGRPNGSPCLVPNSCNVQATDTRLGKFPEKGQCRSLGFVGKGTCLPSRFAVDDIESPTNDLTNTSTYTGDDVYVLNQDIFGINGAFQSGHCASTSFK; from the exons ATGAGCGTGGGAAGCAGCTACGCGAGCTCCAGGTTGGAGAATAATAGGATGCCGGATAAGTTTCCGGTGGGGATGAAGGTTCTCTTGGTGGATGACGACTCGACCTGCTTGGCGGTGGTGGAGCGCATGCTTCTTCATTGCCAGTATGATG TTACAACTTGTTTCGAGGCTAAAAGAGCTTTGTCTCTTCTAAGGGAGAACAAGGATGCTTTTGATATGATAATCAGCGATGTTCATATGCCTGATATGGATGGGTTCAAGCTGCTCGAATTAGTTGGTCTCGAAATGGATCTACCTGTCATCA TGATGTCTGGTGATACTAGATTCAATGTTGTCATGAAAGGAGTAAGTCATGGGGCCTGTGATTTCTTATCTAAGCCTGTACGCATGGAAGAGCTACAAAACATATGGCAGCATGTTGTCAGAAGAAAGTGGCTTGATAGTAAAGAAATTGAACATTCGGGTAGTGTGGAGGAAGCTGACCATAATAGACAAGTTAATGATGATTCTGAATATGATTCCACACTGAATGATGGAACTGATGGTTCGTGGAAACATCGGAAAATGAAAAGAGATGCtaaagaagatgatgatggtgatTTAGACAATGTGGACCCTTCTTCGTCAAAGAAACCACGTGTGGTGTGGTCGGTTGAACTCCATCAGCAGTTTGTCAATGCTGTGAACCAACTTGGAATCGACA AGGCTGTGCCGAAGAGAATCTTAGAATTAATGAATGTTCCTGGTTTGACCAGAGAAAATGTTGCTAGCCATTTGCAG AAATTCAGACTTTACCTAAAGAGATTAAGTGGAGTGGCTCAACACCACACTGGACTTAATAATTCATTATGTGGATCTTCTTCAAATGCAAAAGTGGGTCAGTTGGGACGACTTGATTTCCAAACTTTGGCAGTCTCAGGTCAAATTCCTCCACAAACCCTGGCTGCCTTGCAAGATGAGCTCTTAGGTCATCCTTCGCATAGCTTTGCTATGCAGACAACAAACCTGCCAGTACCTCAACAGGCTTCAGTGCAAGGAACTAATTGTGTTACTTTTGAATGTGGAATAGCATTTGGCCAGCCTTCGCTGAAGGGTCAGGCAGTATCTTCTTTACCAGTTTGGTCCACAAATGACCCTGGGGCTGTGGGCTCTGCCAGCAACCTTGGAAGGTTGAATACTCGGAACAATAACATGCTGGTGACAATGTTGCAGCAGCCACAGCCACAAACAGTGATATCAGATTCCAATCGTGCAATTAAAATGCAACCATCTTGCCTGGTAACCCCCAGAAAATCATCAAGCAACTTTCAGGTTCAGGGGAATCCTATGCTTCTAAATCAGGACTTTGTAGTCCCCTCGCAGTCTTCAACTAATTATCAAGGGGGGAATACTGTTGTTCCGGTGATCCAGGATTCTGTTGTAGTTACTTCTCAATCATCCACCAGCTTGAAGACAGGGAATAATCATTTTATTACAAATCATAGATCATCAATATTTCCCTCACAATCATTGACTGGATTTTCACTAGGGAATGATACTGGGCTCCTAAATCAAGTCTCTATATTACCCCCTTCTCAAACATCAAACAGTTTTCAGGCAGGGACCAAATCCTTTCATAGTCACCAGAACTCCATGGTAGTTCCATCTCAGCTATCAAGCATCCTGCAGACAGAGAAAAGCATTATGCCTGTCACTGTGAATTACAATCCATTGCCAACTCAATCAGATATTATGCCATCCAGCATGGGACAAGTCTTAGATGGAGGCTTTGAGAATTTAGCTGCTGTAGATGGCTATTCGGTTCCTATATCGATGGTTCCAGAAGCTTTATCAAGCACAAGTAGCAGTACCAGTTGGCAGTTGCATCACCCTGATGTTATTATAGGTCGGCCTAATGGGTCACCTTGTCTTGTGCCTAACTCTTGCAATGTTCAAGCCACCGATACACGATTGGGGAAATTTCCTGAAAAAGGACAATGTAGAAGTCTTGGTTTTGTTGGTAAAGGTACTTGCCTTCCAAGCCGTTTTGCTGTGGATGATATTGAGTCCCCAACTAATGACTTGACTAATACTAGTACTTATACTGGTGACGATGTATATGTTCTAAATCAAGATATTTTTGGAATTAATGGGGCATTTCaaagtggacattgtgcttccacAAGTTTCAAATGA
- the LOC135581309 gene encoding two-component response regulator ORR21-like isoform X2: MSVGSSYASSRLENNRMPDKFPVGMKVLLVDDDSTCLAVVERMLLHCQYDVTTCFEAKRALSLLRENKDAFDMIISDVHMPDMDGFKLLELVGLEMDLPVIMMSGDTRFNVVMKGVSHGACDFLSKPVRMEELQNIWQHVVRRKWLDSKEIEHSGSVEEADHNRQVNDDSEYDSTLNDGTDGSWKHRKMKRDAKEDDDGDLDNVDPSSSKKPRVVWSVELHQQFVNAVNQLGIDKAVPKRILELMNVPGLTRENVASHLQKFRLYLKRLSGVAQHHTGLNNSLCGSSSNAKVGQLGRLDFQTLAVSGQIPPQTLAALQDELLGHPSHSFAMQTTNLPVPQQASVQGTNCVTFECGIAFGQPSLKGQAVSSLPVWSTNDPGAVGSASNLGRLNTRNNNMLVTMLQQPQPQTVISDSNRAIKMQPSCLVTPRKSSSNFQVQGNPMLLNQDFVVPSQSSTNYQGGNTVVPVIQDSVVVTSQSSTSLKTGNNHFITNHRSSIFPSQSLTGFSLGNDTGLLNQVSILPPSQTSNSFQAGTKSFHSHQNSMVVPSQLSSILQTEKSIMPVTVNYNPLPTQSDIMPSSMGQVLDGGFENLAAVDGYSVPISMVPEALSSTSSSTSWQLHHPDVIIGRPNGSPCLVPNSCNVQATDTRLGKFPEKGQCRSLGFVGKDYGSAG; this comes from the exons ATGAGCGTGGGAAGCAGCTACGCGAGCTCCAGGTTGGAGAATAATAGGATGCCGGATAAGTTTCCGGTGGGGATGAAGGTTCTCTTGGTGGATGACGACTCGACCTGCTTGGCGGTGGTGGAGCGCATGCTTCTTCATTGCCAGTATGATG TTACAACTTGTTTCGAGGCTAAAAGAGCTTTGTCTCTTCTAAGGGAGAACAAGGATGCTTTTGATATGATAATCAGCGATGTTCATATGCCTGATATGGATGGGTTCAAGCTGCTCGAATTAGTTGGTCTCGAAATGGATCTACCTGTCATCA TGATGTCTGGTGATACTAGATTCAATGTTGTCATGAAAGGAGTAAGTCATGGGGCCTGTGATTTCTTATCTAAGCCTGTACGCATGGAAGAGCTACAAAACATATGGCAGCATGTTGTCAGAAGAAAGTGGCTTGATAGTAAAGAAATTGAACATTCGGGTAGTGTGGAGGAAGCTGACCATAATAGACAAGTTAATGATGATTCTGAATATGATTCCACACTGAATGATGGAACTGATGGTTCGTGGAAACATCGGAAAATGAAAAGAGATGCtaaagaagatgatgatggtgatTTAGACAATGTGGACCCTTCTTCGTCAAAGAAACCACGTGTGGTGTGGTCGGTTGAACTCCATCAGCAGTTTGTCAATGCTGTGAACCAACTTGGAATCGACA AGGCTGTGCCGAAGAGAATCTTAGAATTAATGAATGTTCCTGGTTTGACCAGAGAAAATGTTGCTAGCCATTTGCAG AAATTCAGACTTTACCTAAAGAGATTAAGTGGAGTGGCTCAACACCACACTGGACTTAATAATTCATTATGTGGATCTTCTTCAAATGCAAAAGTGGGTCAGTTGGGACGACTTGATTTCCAAACTTTGGCAGTCTCAGGTCAAATTCCTCCACAAACCCTGGCTGCCTTGCAAGATGAGCTCTTAGGTCATCCTTCGCATAGCTTTGCTATGCAGACAACAAACCTGCCAGTACCTCAACAGGCTTCAGTGCAAGGAACTAATTGTGTTACTTTTGAATGTGGAATAGCATTTGGCCAGCCTTCGCTGAAGGGTCAGGCAGTATCTTCTTTACCAGTTTGGTCCACAAATGACCCTGGGGCTGTGGGCTCTGCCAGCAACCTTGGAAGGTTGAATACTCGGAACAATAACATGCTGGTGACAATGTTGCAGCAGCCACAGCCACAAACAGTGATATCAGATTCCAATCGTGCAATTAAAATGCAACCATCTTGCCTGGTAACCCCCAGAAAATCATCAAGCAACTTTCAGGTTCAGGGGAATCCTATGCTTCTAAATCAGGACTTTGTAGTCCCCTCGCAGTCTTCAACTAATTATCAAGGGGGGAATACTGTTGTTCCGGTGATCCAGGATTCTGTTGTAGTTACTTCTCAATCATCCACCAGCTTGAAGACAGGGAATAATCATTTTATTACAAATCATAGATCATCAATATTTCCCTCACAATCATTGACTGGATTTTCACTAGGGAATGATACTGGGCTCCTAAATCAAGTCTCTATATTACCCCCTTCTCAAACATCAAACAGTTTTCAGGCAGGGACCAAATCCTTTCATAGTCACCAGAACTCCATGGTAGTTCCATCTCAGCTATCAAGCATCCTGCAGACAGAGAAAAGCATTATGCCTGTCACTGTGAATTACAATCCATTGCCAACTCAATCAGATATTATGCCATCCAGCATGGGACAAGTCTTAGATGGAGGCTTTGAGAATTTAGCTGCTGTAGATGGCTATTCGGTTCCTATATCGATGGTTCCAGAAGCTTTATCAAGCACAAGTAGCAGTACCAGTTGGCAGTTGCATCACCCTGATGTTATTATAGGTCGGCCTAATGGGTCACCTTGTCTTGTGCCTAACTCTTGCAATGTTCAAGCCACCGATACACGATTGGGGAAATTTCCTGAAAAAGGACAATGTAGAAGTCTTGGTTTTGTTGGTAAAG
- the LOC103995813 gene encoding pentatricopeptide repeat-containing protein At4g01570 has translation MRHGGGRRAFFSTQTPSPPASELGDLLLAAALSKSFSRSPPAAPALDGPLHEAAALHVLRRPSLPAASKLSFFRWATSSGGYSPSPAAFSALLRSLTRSRPPLLDPLRPLLRQALSSSPAAVDPPTFRSVLDAFIRSGRFDSAIAALDDAEELAGSRAAAGLLTPRTYTSIVLALLQKSQLPLALVLLRKLLRASALPDTLACNQLLAALRNADRRDEFRSLFDELSQKGFLFDTWTYNICIHAFGSWGQLGVALSLFKEMKSKGPRVVPDLCTYNSVVGALCVAGKIADALIVYKEIKESGLEPDKFMYHTLIYGCCKAFRVDEAVRVFNEMEYNNVRADTVVYNTLLDGLMKVRKLDKACQLFERMVSDGIRASCCSYNILIDGLFKNGRQAAGFVLFTELKKKGQFVDAITYSIVVQHLCKEGRVVEALELVKETEERGLAVDLVTITSVLIGLHKSGRWDSSEQLLKYVRDTAMLPNVLRWKANMDSLMKAPQDKGKDYTAMFPSAGSLSDIMSWINPTPSADTADANSEAESKDEWSLTPYLDKLADKCDSFGTNSRPLTDFRGLRVQEKRGGSFDIDMVNTYLSIFLAKGKLSLACKLFEIFTTLGREPMSYTYNSLLSSFVKKGYLADAWGILEDMGDKNCPADIATYNLIVQGLGKMGKAELACAVLDQLSSKGGYLDIVMYNTLIHALGRAGRLDESNKLFEQMVGSGINPDVVTFNTLIEVHAKAGKVKEAYMFLRKMLAAGCSPNHVTDTTLDFLEMEIERLRYQKASIKRDREEVDSE, from the coding sequence ATGCGAcatggaggaggaagacgagcCTTCTTCTCGACTCAAACCCCTTCGCCGCCCGCCTCTGAGCTTGGCGACCTTCTCTTAGCCGCCGCCCTCTCCAAATCCTTCTCCCGATCGCCCCCTGCCGCTCCGGCCCTCGACGGGCCCTTGCACGAAGCCGCCGCCCTCCACGTCCTCCGCCGTCCCTCCCTCCCTGCCGCCTCCAAGCTCTCCTTCTTCCGCTGGGCCACCTCCTCCGGCGGCTATTCTCCCTCCCCCGCCGCATTTTCCGCTCTTCTCCGCTCCCTCACCCGCTCCCGACCCCCCCTCCTCGACCCGCTCCGCCCCCTCCTCCGCCAGGccctctcctcctccccggcCGCCGTCGACCCCCCCACCTTTCGATCCGTTCTCGACGCATTCATCCGCTCCGGCCGCTTCGACTCCGCCATCGCCGCCCTCGATGACGCCGAGGAGCTTGCCGGCTCCCGCGCCGCGGCGGGGCTTCTCACCCCTCGGACCTACACCTCCATCGTCCTCGCCCTCCTCCAGAAGTCGCAGCTCCCCCTCGCCCTCGTCCTGCTCCGTAAGCTTCTCCGTGCCTCCGCCCTCCCTGACACCCTCGCCTGCAACCAATTGCTCGCTGCTCTCAGGAACGCCGACAGGAGGGATGAGTTCCGCTCGCTGTTTGATGAATTGTCCCAAAAGGGATTTCTTTTCGATACCTGGACCTACAACATTTGTATTCATGCGTTTGGATCTTGGGGTCAGTTGGGTGTTGCTCTTAGCCTCTTCAAGGAGATGAAGTCGAAGGGACCCCGAGTTGTTCCCGATCTCTGTACCTACAATTCAGTCGTCGGAGCCCTCTGCGTCGCCGGGAAGATTGCCGACGCATTGATCGTCTACAAGGAGATCAAGGAATCTGGGCTGGAGCCGGATAAGTTCATGTACCACACACTGATCTATGGTTGCTGCAAAGCCTTCCGTGTCGACGAAGCTGTTCGAGTTTTCAACGAAATGGAGTACAACAATGTGCGCGCCGATACCGTCGTCTACAATACTCTGCTCGATGGGCTTATGAAGGTCCGGAAGCTGGACAAAGCCTGCCAGCTATTCGAGAGAATGGTCTCTGACGGCATCCGGGCCTCATGCTGCTCGTACAACATCTTGATCGATGGATTGTTCAAGAACGGAAGGCAAGCTGCAGGTTtcgttttgtttacagaattgaagaagaaaggcCAGTTTGTGGACGCCATCACCTACAGCATCGTCGTGCAGCATTTGTGCAAGGAGGGCCGGGTGGTGGAGGCGCTCGAGCTGGTGAAGGAGACGGAAGAAAGAGGGTTGGCGGTCGATCTCGTCACAATTACATCTGTACTCATCGGGCTGCACAAAAGCGGGAGATGGGACTCGTCAGAACAGCTCCTGAAGTACGTCAGGGACACCGCCATGTTGCCGAACGTGCTCCGATGGAAGGCGAACATGGACTCCCTGATGAAAGCCCCCCAGGACAAGGGGAAGGACTACACCGCAATGTTCCCGTCGGCTGGCAGCCTGAGCGATATCATGAGTTGGATCAACCCAACACCGAGCGCAGACACTGCTGATGCCAATTCGGAAGCCGAATCAAAAGACGAGTGGTCTTTGACACCATACTTGGATAAGCTAGCAGACAAATGCGATTCTTTTGGCACCAATTCCCGACCGCTGACCGACTTCAGAGGCCTCCGAGTGCAGGAGAAGAGGGGTGGATCCTTCGATATCGACATGGTTAACACATACCTATCGATATTTCTAGCGAAAGGGAAGCTAAGTTTAGCCTGTAAGCTGTTCGAGATATTTACAACACTGGGCAGGGAACCCATGAGTTACACCTACAACTCCCTGTTGAGTTCCTTCGTCAAGAAGGGGTATTTGGCGGACGCATGGGGGATTCTTGAGGATATGGGAGACAAAAACTGTCCCGCCGACATCGCAACCTACAACCTGATCGTCCAGGGGTTGGGGAAGATGGGGAAAGCAGAGCTCGCGTGCGCAGTTCTCGATCAGCTGTCGAGCAAGGGCGGATACCTCGACATCGTGATGTACAACACTTTGATCCACGCACTGGGAAGGGCCGGGAGACTGGATGAATCAAACAAGCTGTTCGAGCAAATGGTCGGGAGCGGCATTAATCCGGACGTTGTGACGTTTAATACGTTGATCGAGGTGCACGCCAAGGCAGGGAAGGTGAAGGAAGCCTACATGTTCTTGAGGAAGATGCTGGCGGCGGGGTGCTCCCCGAACCATGTCACGGACACAACCTTGGATTTCCTGGAGATGGAGATCGAGAGGTTGAGGTATCAGAAGGCATCAATCAAGCGCGACCGCGAGGAGGTTGACAGTGAATGA
- the LOC103995812 gene encoding protein VAC14 homolog, giving the protein MADVLSLIPASVLRNLADKLYEKRKNAALEIEGIVKQLAVAGEHEKISAVISLLTTEFAYSPQANQRKGGLIGLAAATVGLAAEAAQHLEQIVPPVLNSFADQDGRVRYYACEALYNIAKVVRGDFIVFFNKIFDALCKLSADSDPNVQSAAHLLDRLIKDIVTESDQFSIEEFIPLLRERMNVLNPYVRQFLVGWITVLDSVPDIDMLGFLPDFLDGLFNMLSDSSHEIRQQADSALSEFLQEIKNSPNVDYGRMAEILVQRAGSSDEFTRLTAITWINEFVKLGGEQLVPYYADILGAILPCISDKEEKIRVVARETNEELRAIRADPADGFNIDAILSIARRELTSEWEATRIEALHWISALLARYRSEVISYLNHAFDSLLNALSDSSNEVVLLALEVHACIAEDHKNFHRLVGLLVRNFQNDRVLLERRGALIVRRLCVLLDAERVYRQFSLNLEQEQDLDFASVMVQALNLILLTSSELAELRGLVKLSLVQSSGQELFVSLYSSWCHSPMATISLCLLAQAYNHASSVIQSLREEDINAKFLVQLDKLIRLLETPIFAYLRLQLLEPAKYTWLLKTLYGLLMMLPQQSAAFKILRTRLKTVPSYSCIEQLKGTSSENPYSQILQFSEDNRNQYAANVANVYNAIDFPSRLQQFEQMQHKHRMHSKSKLQSRNSTPSIASQEINISEESRPPSPLPEIMRPPKTWNNPRQLKP; this is encoded by the exons ATGGCCGACGTCTTGTCTTTGATCCCCGCCTCCGTCCTCCGGAACCTCGCTGACAAGCTCTACGAGAAGCGGAAGAATGCCGCCCTCGAG ATTGAAGGGATCGTGAAGCAACTCGCTGTAGCCGGGGAGCATGAGAAGATTTCGGCCGTTATTAGCCTGTTGACTACAGAATTCGCTTATTCCCCGCAAGCGAACCAGAGGAAG GGTGGGTTAATAGGACTGGCAGCGGCAACTGTCGGGTTGGCAGCAGAAGCTGCTCAGCATCTGGAG CAAATTGTACCACCTGTACTTAATTCTTTCGCCGATCAAGACGGCAGAGTTCGATATTATGCTTGTGAAGCACTGTATAACATTGCAAAG GTTGTAAGAGGTGATTTTATTGTCTTCTTCAATAAGATATTTGATGCACTTTGTAAGCTTTCAGCAGATTCAGATCCCAACGTGCAGAGTGCTGCTCATCTTTTAGACCGTCTAATAAAG GATATTGTGACTGAGAGTGATCAATTCAG CATAGAAGAGTTTATACCACTTCTAAGGGAGCGCATGAATGTACTCAACCCTTATGTGCGGCAGTTCTTGGTTGGGTGGATCACTGTTTTAGATAGTGTTCCAGATATTGATATGCTTGGCTTCCTTCCAGATTTTCTTGATG GTTTGTTCAACATGTTAAGTGACTCCAGTCATGAAATACGACAGCAAGCTGATTCTGCCCTATCTGAGTTTcttcaagaaataaaaaattcTCCA AATGTAGATTATGGTCGTATGGCTGAAATATTGGTACAGAGGGCAGGTTCTTCTGACGAATTTACTCGGTTGACAGCTATCACATGG ATAAATGAATTTGTAAAACTTGGTGGAGAGCAGCTTGTTCCTTACTATGCAGACATCCTAGGAGCCATATTACCTTGCATATCTGACAAGGAGGAGAAGATAAGAGTG GTTGCTCGTGAAACCAATGAGGAGCTTCGTGCCATTCGAGCTGACCCGGCTGATGGATTCAATATAGATGCCATCCTCTCGATTGCAAGGAG AGAATTAACTAGTGAATGGGAGGCTACTCGAATCGAAGCACTGCATTGGATTTCTGCTCTCTTGGCTCGGTATCGAAGTGAG GTTATCTCATACTTGAATCATGCCTTTGACTCCTTGTTGAATGCACTTTCAGATTCTTCAAATGAG GTTGTCCTCCTGGCACTTGAAGTGCATGCTTGCATAGCAGAAGATCATAAAAATTTTCATCGTCTTGTTGGGCTTCTAGTCCGCAACTTCCAAAATGACCGTGTGCTTCTTGAGAG aCGGGGGGCTCTGATTGTACGACGACTTTGTGTTCTCTTGGATGCGGAACGAGTTTATCGACAATTTTCCTTAAATTTAGAGCAGGAACAAGACTTGGATTTTGCGTCCGTTATGGTTCag GCTTTGAATTTGATTTTACTCACGTCATCGGAATTGGCTGAGTTACGAGGTCTTGTAAAGCTATCGTTGGTGCAGTCTTCGGGCCAGGAGCTATTTGTATCATTGTATTCTTCTTGGTGCCATTCGCCAATGGCAACAATCAGTTTGTGTCTTCTAGCTCAG GCATACAATCATGCCAGTTCTGTAATTCAGTCTCTTAGGGAAGAAGACATAAATGCAAAGTTCCTGGTGCAGCTGGACAAATTGATTCGATTGCTGGAGACTCCGATTTTTGCTTACCTGAGATTGCAG CTTTTGGAGCCTGCGAAATATACATGGTTATTGAAGACTTTATATGGCCTTTTAATGATGTTGCCACAG CAAAGTGCGGCATTCAAGATATTAAGGACTCGCTTAAAGACTGTTCCTTCTTACAGTTGTATCGAACAACTAAAGGGCACGTCTTCAGAAAACCCATATTCCCAGATTCTGCAATTCTCGGAGGATAACAGAAACCAATATGCTGCAAATGTTGcaaatgtttataatgcaatcgACTTTCCATCTAGACTGCAACAATTTGAGCAAATGCAGCATAAGCATCGGatgcattccaagtcaaagctgcAATCTCGCAATTCGACACCCTCAATTGCGTCACAG GAAATAAATATATCGGAAGAATCACGCCCTCCTTCCCCTCTCCCCGAGATTATGCGACCTCCCAAAACATGGAACAATCCAAGACAGCTAAAACCATGA